TTAGATCTCCAGGAGTTAGTGTCAGTTTTGAGCAAGTATCCAATCATCTCTGAAGAGCCTAATAATTTCTTCCCCAAGGTGCTGTCATCCTGCTAAACCATTACAGGTCCCTTTGGGATGGCTAGAAGTAAGGTTTACATTATAAATCTTTGGCTGCATGGCAGGACCCTTACTCAAAAGGACTGAGCCTCCCTTTCACTCAAGAGGCTCTGGGACTGTGAACCAACTCAAATGACCAAAGTCAGCATTTTGTTCATCAGATCTAGAGCATTTGCATTCATACAAGTCCAATAAGTCTTTAGTTGGCTGCTCATCTTTTCAGTTCTAGGGTCCCAGTGATTACTAGCCAATGTCACGAATCTCTAAGGTATAGACGAATCTGATTACTGCTTTTGCTCTTGGTGACCTTGGCATTGACTGTTAAGGGCCACTTCAGAGGACCCAGTTCAATGGCAGAAGTTTCTCTTGTGACATTGGGCCCACAGGGGACAACCAGTGCATAGCTCCTCAAGGATGTGGGTTCCCTCACAAGACACCTCTCACAGGCTTGGTGAGGCAGGCATTCCCAATAGGAATGCCTATATATGTTCATTAAAAGGTATAAGAAGATTCATAGGAGCAATTTTACAATCACCTAAAACCAGAAACTACCCAAAGGTCCATCTAAGGAAGAATGGATACATAGATGAAAGTATATGCATATAATAGAATATCATGTATCCAAAAGAATGtggatataaaaacataaattacacAATCATGATGTGGAATGAAAGAAGTCACACAAAAAGAAGGCATGCTGTTTAATTCTATTTATACCACTTTTAGAAACAGGAAGAGCTAATACATGGTTTTAGAACTTGGGATAGTGATTACCTTGCTGGGAATAATGTCTAAATGGTAGCACAAGGGATCTCTGGGATGCTGGTGatgttctttttcttgatctgggtGCTGGTTACACCAATGTATTCACTTGATGGAGTTCATGGAGTTGTACATGGATGTGTTGTGCACttttatgtgtctattttataCCCTGATGCAATTAAAACAATCAAACAACAAAGCCAATACCTGGAGTACCAGGAGACCTAGCTTCACCTAAAACTTAGTAGCTTTCAAAAATCTTTCACATTCAACTCTTGCAGAAATGCCAGCATTTATGATTTGTGGGATTTGAGTAAATGGAAGTATCTATCCATTATGGTTAGCATTGCTGAAAGTGGCTTTGTTTATAGATTGTTAAGCAAAACCACATGGGCCACAGGAAGGAATGCCTCCAGTAAGCTGTAGGGTTTCATGGAGTGTGTGCATGAAGCAGAAGTTTTCAGGGAAAGTGAGACCTTGAAAGTGCATCAGCAGGAGaggatcattaaaaaaatgcCTATCGgctactatgcttattacctgggtgagaaaataatctgcacaacaaacccctgtgacatgcagTTGACCTGTATAACAAATGTGCACATGTAGCCCTggaactgaaataaaatttttaaaaaatgcatcagCTAGTTACGTATAGTCTATATAGTTTCTGTTCTAGGTTTTATCATTTTGATAGAGGAACAAAACCTCTGTGTATAGGACCTGCATTAAACAAATGAGCATCAACATCTCCAGTAGGCACCCTAGGTGTAGACTCCACCTCTCTTACCTCTTCCAGATATTTGAACACCATTATTGatagcatttttgttttgataaGGTTTCTCCTGGCCCATAATCATTCCGGTGAATGGTGCGTACACAGTAGATCCAACAGAGCACAAGACGTCCACACCCTGGTGAGGCCTCTGACTTCTAGGATGTAAATAACAATGAACAGACGGAGGAGCTGACCTGGGGAGCTGTATGGCCCAGGAACACGGTGTTAGCCCTCTGATCCCAAACCAGCTACGAAAGCTTGAAGCTGCCAGAACTAGTTGGGATGTTCCAGTATTTCTCACTCTGTTTAGCCCAATTTTAACCTCCCTTCCACAGGTGCTGCTAACAATGTTGTAAAgatgaaagcatttaaaatggTAATTGGTACATAGTAAGccttaaataaatattagctactatTACTGTATGGCATTTGGGGGGAATGAGGCAGTCCATGTAAGTGCATTTTCTAGATGCCTAGATCTCGACTTCTTCAAGCCCACTTTGAAAACAGCTGTCTTTTTATGGGAATGTATCGCATGTTGCCCTAGTCTTATTTTTCCCTCGGTGATCTAGAAAAGTGATTGTAAACAGCACTTACTACATATGGTATTTTAATACAGTAAGTGATACCTCCTGGGTTTATTAAAGTGCATGGAGCccaaacaaaacaattccagattGTGATGTGTCTTGAGTTTGTCTTAGCAACCCCTCAGCTCTTCCTTCGTGCTGCTGTCACTATGCTTGCTCTCACCAGCCCTTCCTCCATTCTAATAGGCTGCCACCTGAACAACCAGCTTCACCAGGATTGCTATAATTATGTACAAAGCAACACTGAGCAGGCTCAAGACAACAGCCAAGAAGTTACCGATAGTTAAGTGAGTACACTTTATGGTATGAGCTGAGTCTAAATTTTGGCAATTAAGGGGACGTTTTCCCATATTTCCCTTCTCTTAGTCCTGTTTCAGTATTTGAGGTTGCTTTGTAAGGAGTGTCTGTATATTTGAGAGTTCCCCTCTAGTGAGGATGGAGATCATTGAAATGACTGACACATGGCTATTTCATCAGAGTGGGACCCCAAGGTGATACTGGGTATAACTGAAAATTCACAAGTGTGACCCTCATTGTCTGGAAGAGATAGTAGTGCTCTTTCACCTGCTTAGGGTCAGCTTTTAATATTCAACCTCCAGAGCCTGGGGCAGTAACACTGTGGTTCGGTAGGAAAAGGACCAAAAACCCTGAATTCAGGTCCAGCAGCCTTCACCATCTCCAACAGTGCTTGGCAGGTCCCTTAACCTTTTGGCACCTCAGttcaagttcctcatctctaaaatggtaTAGCCATGTCTGATTCCCCTTTGGAAAAACCAGGTGAGATAAGTCGATTTGTGaagacattcagaaaaaaaaaatattgtgtttGCTCCCtgctcttttccttcttccatgtTTGGATCCCAATTCACAGCCCATACTTGAAGCAGAGTTCTTGGAAGCTGCTCCAAAGACAGTGGTGTAACTGGTTACATCTCTGGTTTTTCATACGGTCAGAATTGTGAGGCTTTGAGGCAGCCAACATTGGGCAAGGACACTGAAAAAAGAGGTTGGGGCCAGGTGCgttggatcacacctgtaatcccagcactttgggaggctgaggcaagaagatcacgaggtcaggagtttgagaccagcctgaccaacattgtgaaatcttgtctatacttaaaatataaaaattagccgtgcatggtggcgagcacctgtaatcccagctactcaggaggctgaggcaggagaatcacttgaacccaggaggtggaggttgcagtgagctcagatggcaccattgcattccaacctgggcgactgactgggtaacagagtgagactccatctaaaaaaaaggaaaaaaaaagatttagggaCCAAAGAGTTGGATGGTGCTTTGTGCAACCCCATACCTTTGAGCAGAGTACTGTCCACAGCCATGGCGATCACACGTCCGGATCTCATTGGAAGACTTGCCAGCACATATATTAGCCCATGGCCCGGCCAGTGCTACAAAGGAGAAATGTGAGAGCagagctcctggcctcagacaTTTCCAATCTCCATTTGCCATATTAGTCACTGGATCCTGACAATTCTGTTTTCACTGTAACTTTCCCTGAACTTTCTGTAGTCTATGGGAAGGTTGGctttccagaattttatatcctgattCAGATGTAAAATTGGCTTTTTCTCTGGCTACAGAATCTGCTGCGTGACGTTAGCGTATCAgtgaatgtatttctttataagCATTAGTCTCCATCAATATACTTTGCTTCAGATCCATTAGTAAATGGTATCAGTtgtgcttttctatttttctttgctcattACTGGCCTGGGGATCACTATTGTTAgattaagcaaaaataataaaacagcatggctcagaaaataatttgagaagtTCTAAAGTAATGTTGAGATGGTTAGTTCTACTAATCAAATCCTACTGTTagaattaaaggagaaataaactctGAACTAGATAAGTTTGTTTAACACTAGATAAATCTCTTTCACAGTTGCAAACATAGAAGAGGGAGATTCTTAGAAATAATCTGAAATGTCAAACCAAGTTAGCCTAGACTGAGATGAGGAGAAAAGGTGGGAAAAGGAGTAGAAccaattatatgaaaaattatgaaacatgGAGGGAGGCTGCTTTCTCGGTGGATTTGGTGCAAACTTTGTTTTAGGCACAATATGTCTCTTTAGTATAGCAAGCACTTGACAAATGTTCAGTTGAATTAAACGTCCTGAAGTTTCGGTGTTAACATTTACAGAGAGATACAGTGAGCACACTCAGCCTTGCACTTTGAAACAAACAAGCAGGAGCAAGAGCCTGGTAATTTgactattgattttatttaaagacattttactCTTTGTTAATACATATGCTGTGAAGGGAAACTACAGAACTTGACCGttaagcctatttttaaaaatatttttaaaagctgggtTTCAAAAGTTTTAGGCCTTGTAGCCAAGCTCCAAGTCAACACCTTGATCAAGatataattccatcactttggaaaCTAATCTATATCCTTGGGAATTGAGGCAAATATCAGACAGTGTAGTAATTgattcacttttttcttcttctatgagTATTAAGGGAGCATTCACTTTGTCCTAATCCACACTAGTCTC
This Callithrix jacchus isolate 240 chromosome 2, calJac240_pri, whole genome shotgun sequence DNA region includes the following protein-coding sequences:
- the LECT2 gene encoding leukocyte cell-derived chemotaxin-2, translating into MFSTRALLLAGLISTALAGPWANICAGKSSNEIRTCDRHGCGQYSAQRSQRPHQGVDVLCSVGSTVYAPFTGMIMGQEKPYQNKNAINNGVQISGRGFCVKMFYIKPIKYKGPIKKGEKLGTLLPLQKVYPGIQSHVHIENCDLSDPTAYL